One window from the genome of Palaemon carinicauda isolate YSFRI2023 chromosome 24, ASM3689809v2, whole genome shotgun sequence encodes:
- the LOC137618335 gene encoding uncharacterized protein, with translation MNSGVGTFLQPQLCFAHIHVNVVGVLHISQGHHYLFTGIDSSTHWPKVITMETAMYLSSAYTLLSGWIVRFDILLHITSKRSKAFTSLLWTSLVNFLGITIPHITADSPATNKVVDGFQCTLQKAMMSSCKDSNWLSMISWIFLGLRRTKNTTDVSAAKLFLSTTAFENHQRLLHIVENILYAHRGTRPR, from the coding sequence atgaattcaggagtaggcacctttcttcaaccacagctttgttttgcccacattcacgtcaacgtagtAGGTGTCCTacacatatcacaaggacatcattacctgtttaccggtATCGACAGCTCCACTCACTGGCCTAAAGTCATTACCATGGAAACGGCAATGTACCTCTCATCAGCATataccttactctcagggtggatagtgagatttgataTCCTTTTGCATATTACCTCTAAGAGGAGTAAAGCTTTCACCTctctattgtggacatcattagttaaTTTCCTTGGAATCACTATACCTCATATAACTGCCGACAGCCCTGCTACCAATAAAGTGGTAGATGGCTTTCAATGCACCCTCCAAAAAGCGATGATGTCCAGCTGCAAAGACTCAAACTGGCTTAGCATGATTTCATGGATTTTCCTGGGACTAAGAAGAACTAAAAACACCACAGATGTCTCAGCTGCTAAACTTTTTCTGTCTACAACAGCCTTCGAAAATCACCAGCGCCTACTTCACATTGTGGAAAATATACTCTATGCCCACAGAGGAACAAGACCCAGATAA